A stretch of Rhododendron vialii isolate Sample 1 chromosome 4a, ASM3025357v1 DNA encodes these proteins:
- the LOC131323561 gene encoding protein AGENET DOMAIN (AGD)-CONTAINING P1 produces the protein MDISLGSDVEICSNEDGFLGSYYAAKVISRAGKARFRVEYATLLANDQKSPLKEVVRASDLRPEPPQIGASSFNVLDKVDAYDLDGWWVGRVTGRKDGSRYVVHFECSGDEYVYPVSALRVHQEYENGQWVPSQQKARTHRTQAFCRNGSRNVRTPL, from the coding sequence ATGGATATCTCCTTGGGCAGCGACGTTGAAATCTGCAGCAACGAAGACGGGTTCCTGGGTTCCTACTACGCGGCCAAGGTGATTTCGAGAGCGGGCAAAGCAAGATTCAGGGTCGAGTACGCGACCCTTCTGGCAAACGACCAGAAGTCGCCATTGAAGGAGGTGGTTCGAGCTTCTGATCTGAGGCCGGAGCCTCCGCAGATTGGGGCTTCCAGTTTCAACGTGCTGGACAAGGTGGACGCGTACGATCTTGACGGGTGGTGGGTGGGTCGGGTCACCGGGAGGAAAGACGGGTCCAGGTACGTAGTGCACTTCGAGTGCTCCGGGGATGAGTACGTTTACCCTGTTTCTGCTCTGAGGGTTCATCAGGAGTACGAGAATGGGCAGTGGGTCCCTTCTCAGCAGAAGGCCCGGACACACCGGACACAGGCATTCTGCAGGAATGGATCCCGCAATGTGCGGACCCCGTTGTAG
- the LOC131323397 gene encoding phosphoenolpyruvate carboxylase 2-like, whose translation MTTRNLEKLASIDAQLRLLVPGKVSEDDKLVEYDALLLDRFLDILQDLHGEDLKEMVQECYELSAEYEGKQDPKKLEDLGNVLMSLDPGDSIVIAKSFSHMLNLANLAEEVQIAFRRRIKLKKGDFADENSATTESDIEETLKRLVVQLKKSPEEVFDALKNQTVDLVFTAHPTQSVRRSLLQKHGRIRNCLTQLYAKDITPDDKQELDEALQREIQAAFRTDEIRRTPPTPQDEMRAGMSYFHETIWKGVPKFLRRVDTALKNIGINERIPYNAPLIQFSSWMGGDRDGNPRVTPEVTRDVCLLARMMASNLYYSQIEDLMFELSMWRCSDELRCRATELHNSSKRDAKHYIEFWKQVPANEPYRVILGDVRDKLYQTRERSRHLLANGISDIPAEATFTNVEQFLEPLELCYRSLCVCGDRAIADGSLLDFLRQVSTFGLSLVRLDIRQESDRHTDVMDAITKHLEIGSYREWSEERRQEWLLSELIGKRPLFGPDLPKTEEIADVLDTFHVLAELPADCFGAYIISMATSPSDVLAVELLQRECHLKQPLRVVPLFEKLDDLDAAPAAVARLFSIDWYRNRIDGKQEVMIGYSDSGKDAGRLSAAWQLYKAQEELIKVAKQFGVKLTMFHGRGGTVGRGGGPTHLAILSQPPDTVHGSLRVTVQGEVIEQSFGEEHLCFRTLQRFTAATLEHGMHPPVSPKPEWRALMDEIAVVATAEYRSIVFQEPRFVEYFRLATPETEYGRMNIGSRPSKRKPSGGIESLRAIPWIFAWTQTRFHLPVWLGFGAAFKYAIQKDIKNLQMLREMYKEWPFFRVTIDLIEMVFAKGDPGIAALYDKILVSEDLWSFGERLRANYEETKGLLLRIAGHKDLLEDNPYLKQRLRLRDSYITTLNVLQGYTLKRIRDSNYHVTLRPHISKDYVDSSNSAAELVKLNPTSEYAPGLEDTLILTMKGIAAGMQNTG comes from the exons ATGACGACTCGGAATTTGGAGAAATTGGCGTCGATCGATGCCCAGTTGAGGCTTCTGGTTCCTGGAAAAGTGTCTGAGGATGACAAGCTTGTGGAGTATGATGCTCTGCTATTGGATCGGTTTCTTGATATTCTGCAGGACTTACATGGGGAGGATCTTAAAGAGATG GTCCAAGAGTGTTATGAACTTTCTGCTGAGTATGAAGGAAAGCAGGATCCCAAGAAGCTAGAAGATCTTGGGAATGTTCTGATGAGTTTGGATCCTGGGGACTCAATTGTCATTGctaagtcattctctcacatgCTTAACTTGGCCAATTTGGCGGAGGAGGTCCAGATCGCTTTCCGTCGACGGATCAAGCTGAAAAAAGGTGATTTTGCCGATGAGAATTCTGCAACAACTGAGTCGGATATTGAAGAAACTCTCAAGAGACTTGTGGTGCAACTGAAAAAGTCCCCTGAAGAAGTTTTTGATGCTCTGAAAAATCAAACTGTGGATCTGGTTTTTACCGCCCACCCAACCCAATCTGTTCGCAGATCTTTACTTCAGAAGCACGGAAG GATTCGGAATTGTTTAACTCAATTATATGCAAAAGACATCACTCCTGATGATAAGCAAGAACTTGATGAGGCTTTGCAGAGGGAG ATTCAAGCTGCCTTCCGAACAGACGAGATCCGGAGGACTCCCCCTACCCCACAAGATGAAATGAGAGCAGGAATGAGCTACTTCCATGAGACAATCTGGAAGGGCGTTCCTAAATTTCTACGGCGTGTGGACACAGCTCTTAAGAACATTGGAATAAATGAACGTATTCCttacaatgccccccttattcaaTTCTCTTCTTGGATGGGTGGCGATCGAGATG GAAACCCTAGGGTTACTCCTGAGGTCACGCGGGATGTCTGCTTATTGGCTAGGATGATGGCTTCTAACTTGTACTATTCCCAGATTGAGGATCTCATGTTTGAG ttGTCGATGTGGCGTTGCAGTGATGAGCTTCGTTGTCGAGCTACTGAGCTTCACAACTCCTCaaagagagatgcaaaacaCTATATAG AGTTTTGGAAGCAAGTACCTGCAAATGAACCCTATCGTGTTATTCTTGGTGATGTGAGGGATAAGCTGTATCAGACTCGTGAACGTTCTCGCCATCTATTAGCCAATGGGATCTCTGACATTCCTGCTGAGGCAACTTTTACCAATGTTGAGCAG TTCTTGGAACCTCTCGAATTGTGCTACAGATCTCTCTGTGTTTGTGGCGACCGCGCAATTGCTGATGGAAGCCTTCTAGATTTCTTAAGGCAAGTATCCACCTTTGGTCTCTCACTCGTGAGGCTCGATATCAGACAAGAGTCGGACAGACACACCGATGTGATGGACGCCATCACCAAGCATTTGGAAATTGGTTCCTACCGTGAATGGTCCGAAGAACGCCGACAGGAATGGCTTTTATCCGAACTCATTGGAAAACGTCCTCTCTTTGGGCCCGATCTTCCGAAAACTGAAGAAATTGCCGATGTTTTGGACACATTCCATGTCTTGGCAGAACTCCCAGCAGACTGCTTTGGAGCATACATCATATCAATGGCCACATCACCATCTGATGTGCTCGCAGTGGAGCTTTTGCAACGCGAGTGCCATTTGAAGCAGCCGTTGAGAGTTGTTCCATTGTTTGAGAAGCTCGATGATCTGGACGCCGCTCCGGCTGCTGTCGCACGCCTTTTCTCGATCGATTGGTACAGAAACCGAATTGACGGAAAGCAAGAGGTGATGATTGGGTACTCAGATTCGGGTAAAGATGCTGGACGACTATCGGCAGCGTGGCAATTGTACAAGGCTCAAGAGGAGCTTATAAAAGTTGCGAAGCAATTTGGCGTGAAGTTGACCATGTTCCACGGCCGAGGTGGGACCGTGGGAAGAGGAGGCGGCCCCACCCATCTTGCTATCTTGTCTCAGCCTCCGGATACGGTTCACGGGTCGCTACGTGTTACGGTTCAAGGCGAAGTCATTGAGCAGTCGTTTGGGGAGGAGCACTTGTGTTTTAGGACGCTCCAGCGTTTCACTGCTGCTACACTTGAGCATGGGATGCACCCCCCGGTATCACCGAAACCAGAATGGCGTGCGCTGATGGACGAAATCGCTGTTGTTGCTACGGCTGAGTACCGTTCAATAGTTTTTCAAGAGCCTCGATTTGTTGAGTATTTCCGCCTT GCTACACCAGAGACGGAGTATGGTCGGATGAATATTGGTAGCCGCCCATCGAAAAGAAAGCCAAGTGGAGGAATTGAATCCCTTCGTGCAATTCCTTGGATCTTTGCCTGGACCCAAACTAGATTTCATCTCCCAGTATGGCTTGGCTTTGGAGCAGCATTCAAATATGCCATTCAGAAGGACATTAAGAATCTCCAGATGCTGCGGGAAATGTACAAAGAATGGCCTTTCTTTAGAGTTACAATTGATTTAATTGAGATGGTGTTCGCCAAGGGAGACCCTGGTATTGCCGCTTTGTATGACAAAATCCTCGTTTCAGAAGATTTGTGGTCATTTGGAGAGCGTCTGAGGGCCAACTATGAAGAAACAAAGGGCCTTCTGCTCCGG ATTGCCGGACATAAGGATCTCCTAGAAGATAACCCCTACTTGAAGCAGCGGCTTCGCCTTCGCGACTCCTACATCACCACTCTGAACGTGTTGCAAGGGTACACTCTAAAGCGGATTCGTGACTCCAACTACCATGTGACGTTGCGCCCCCATATCTCGAAGGACTATGTCGATTCAAGCAATTCTGCTGCTGAACTTGTGAAGTTGAATCCAACAAGCGAGTATGCTCCCGGTTTGGAGGATACCCTTATCTTGACCATGAAGGGTATTGCTGCTGGGATGCAAAACACCGGTTAA
- the LOC131323400 gene encoding major pollen allergen Ole e 1-like, which produces MAKAVALIAFALGLLAIAGNVQGYTFIKAEDVDTTNKPMIQSIDEVVCATCKLNSKTDFEVLKKAELEIKCRSRKNGTVNYIQTMFTDDGGFYRTWVEDGHKDDLCMVSVVASPNPRCNVKVPGFRSARISLVNFKDNTTVYVKKQVGFMKNEALPNCRKVRSKRGNLVPAITWA; this is translated from the exons ATGGCGAAGGCGGTAGCCCTCATCGCTTTTGCCCTCGGCCTCTTGGCCATAGCCGGCAATGTCCAAGGCTACACATTCATAAAAGCAGAAGACGTGGATACTACAAATAAGCCTATGATCCAAAGCATTGACGAAGTCGTTTGCGCCACATGCAAACTGAATTCCAAGACCGATTTTGAGGTGTTGAAAA AGGCTGAGTTAGAAATCAAATGCAGAAGCCGTAAGAATGGGACGGTAAATTATATCCAGACCATGTTCACAGATGACGGCGGGTTCTACAGAACATGGGTGGAGGATGGTCACAAGGATGACTTATGCATGGTGAGCGTCGTCGCCAGTCCTAACCCTCGATGCAATGTGAAAGTGCCCGGATTTAGAAGTGCAAGGATCTCCCTGGTTAATTTTAAAGACAACACGACCGTCTACGTCAAGAAGCAAGTGGGGTTCATGAAGAATGAAGCCCTCCCCAACTGCCGTAAGGTGCGGAGCAAGAGGGGTAATCTAGTCCCGGCGATCACATGGGCTTGA
- the LOC131323399 gene encoding major pollen allergen Ole e 1-like: MAKAVALIVFALGVLAISGNAQWYTSDITLKSPNKFDVNYTNAQGYVNKFSVEGNVLCATCKLNSETDTGNLGHGELEIRCRSRKNGTVTLIQPTLADNGGCWKTYVEDGHQDDLCMVRVVASPDPRCNAKVAGFRSVRITLADFKQNGLNTLYVKKPLGFVKNEALPNCRKVRSKRGNLVPAITLAWANPKPATKLA; the protein is encoded by the exons ATGGCAAAGGCGGTAGCCCTCATCGTTTTTGCCCTCGGCGTCTTGGCCATATCCGGCAATGCCCAATGGTATACGTCCGACATAACGCTCAAATCACCAAACAAGTTCGACGTGAATTATACAAATGCCCAAGGCTATGTCAATAAGTTTTCGGTCGAAGGCAACGTCCTTTGCGCCACATGCAAACTGAATTCCGAGACCGATACCGGCAACCTGGGAC ATGGTGAGTTAGAAATCAGATGCAGAAGCCGTAAGAACGGGACGGTAACGCTTATCCAGCCTACCTTAGCAGACAACGGCGGGTGCTGGAAAACATACGTGGAGGATGGCCACCAGGATGACTTATGCATG GTGAGGGTCGTCGCCAGTCCTGACCCTCGATGCAATGCGAAAGTGGCCGGATTCAGGAGCGTAAGGATCACCCTCGCTGATTTTAAACAAAACGGCTTGAACACCCTCTACGTCAAGAAGCCACTGGGGTTCGTTAAAAACGAAGCCCTTCCCAACTGCCGTAAGGTGCGGAGCAAGAGGGGTAATCTAGTCCCGGCGATTACACTGGCTTGGGCTAATCCAAAACCAGCGACGAAACTGGCTTGA
- the LOC131323398 gene encoding anther-specific protein LAT52-like encodes MAKAVALIAFALGVLAIAGNVQAGFDNSGKFVKENKFYVDSTNKFSVEGKVLCATCNVNSGTDFQPLGKVEVEIKCRSRKNGTVTLIQPALADDGGYYKTYVEDGHHDDLCMVRAVASPDPRCNVKAPGFRSARITLGNYSYKYLYDKDSTKSKDSTLYVEKLMVFLNNEALPNCRRVRGKRGNLIPKGVLDYAGLSGKIK; translated from the exons ATGGCAAAGGCGGTAGCCCTCATCGCTTTTGCCCTCGGCGTCTTGGCCATAGCCGGCAATGTCCAAGCTGGCTTCGATAATTCCGGGAAGTTcgtaaaagaaaataagttttaCGTCGATTCTACAAATAAGTTTTCGGTCGAAGGCAAAGTCCTTTGCGCCACATGCAATGTGAATTCCGGGACCGATTTCCAGCCGTTGGGAA AGGTTGAGGTAGAAATCAAATGCAGAAGTCGTAAGAACGGGACGGTAACGCTTATCCAGCCTGCCTTAGCGGACGACGGCGGCTACTACAAAACGTACGTCGAGGATGGTCACCACGATGACCTATGCATG GTGAGGGCCGTCGCCAGTCCTGACCCTCGATGCAACGTGAAAGCGCCCGGATTCAGAAGTGCAAGAATCACCCTCGGTAATTATAGTTACAAATATTTATACGACAAGGATTCTACCAAATCCAAGGACAGCACCCTCTACGTCGAGAAGCTAATGGTTTTCTTGAacaatgaagcccttcccaacTGCCGCAGAGTGCGGGGCAAGAGGGGTAATCTAATCCCAAAAGGGGTGCTCGATTACGCTGGCTTGAgtggaaaaataaaatga
- the LOC131323562 gene encoding uncharacterized protein LOC131323562: MVINLPQIRTIENTIQRLVKEVRTKCEIRDPLSAWNEDVNSINIAVLNIFLGEAFTYLAADKICEEDEIDWTITNRYPNEFLNSLDPPGLPPFKVELKVGCSIMLLRNIAPKAGLCNGTRLMVVRCASRIIEALILTGEKFGNLAFISRITLTPSSSEFPFRMTRH, encoded by the coding sequence ATGGTCATAAACCTTCCGCAGattcggaccattgaaaacacaatccaacggttGGTGAAAGAGGTCCGCACGAAATGCGAAATCCGAGATCCCTTGTCTGCTTGGAATGAGGATGTCAATTCTATCAATATTGCTGtgttgaatatttttctaggagAAGCGTTTACTTATTTAGCGGCAGATAAAATATGTGAAGAAGACGAAATTGATTGGACAATTACTAACCGCTATCCCAATGAGTTTTTAAACTCATTGGATCCTCCTGGTCTTCCACCTTTCAAAGTGGAGCTGAAAGTTGGATGTTCAATCATGTTGTTGAGAAATATTGCTCCTAAGGCGGGACTTTGTAATGGCACTAGATTGATGGTTGTAAGGTGTGCTTCTCGAATTATTGAGGCTCTGATTTTAACGGGAGAAAAGTTTGGCAATTTGGCCTTCATATCGAGAATAACCTTGACTCCATCGTCTTCAGAATTTCCTTTTCGGATGACGAGACACTAG